The Apium graveolens cultivar Ventura chromosome 11, ASM990537v1, whole genome shotgun sequence genome has a window encoding:
- the LOC141695732 gene encoding uncharacterized protein LOC141695732, with the protein MIKFPTPNGVGSLRGSQYESRDCYHKAVKEFCRRRYEGKGLPFEDTEDIQTKPSGEVYAHYFVEGPEEEETYATGAPILTKGIILRIRSVEEIVVNYMEEVVQKERRPVSGERAIELKEEVDRLLEVGLIKESFYPEWLANPVLVKKLNGKWRTCVNFTDLNKACQKDSFPLSRIDQLVDATAGHALLSFMDAYSGYNQIPICKEFFKAIKLAVKDFVWISKYEEAFKRIKEQLGNPPILSKQLDGESLILYLAVSEYSISVVLVREEDGQQSPVNYVSKRLHDAETRYTSMEKLVYALILASRKLRPYFQAYRIEVRTAYSLRQVLHKPESSGRMLKWAVKLGQFDLEYMPRTAIKGQALAHFLLEFDSVVDDKDGAVNNGGAGAGIVLVSPEGHHLMSAIHFKFYTTNNDVEHEALINGLKIALEMGVRNLIARSDSELEVNQVNGGFQAGGPRIELYLRCTQRLIEKFREVKLECVPREKNINADALAKMGSQQEVVLLGSIPLEIQEIPSIPEVEMMHVDEAPKETWMEPILAYIHKGILPKDKFKARRLRYQAARYVVYDEVLYKRGFNQPLLRCVDEEEGNYILREVHEGICGLGTLSSNSPSLCGEGAS; encoded by the exons ATGATAAAGTTTCCGACACCCAACGGAGTGGGCAGTCTGAGAGGGTCACAATACGAGTCACGCGACTGCTACCATAAGGCTGTCAAAGAATTTTGCAGGAGAAGATACGAGGGAAAAGGTCTTCCATTTGAGGATACAGAGGACATTCAGACAAAACCAAGTGGAGAGGTTTATGCCCATTATTTTGTGGAAGgtcctgaggaagaagaaactTATGCCACCGGGGCTCCTATTTTAACGAAGGGAATTATTTTGAGGATCCGTAGTGTGGAAGAAATTGTGGTGAACTATATGGAAGAGGTCGTGCAAAAGGAG CGTCGCCCGGTGAGTGGGGAAAGGGCGATAGAATTAAAAGAAGAGGTAGACCGGCTGTTGGAAGTGGGGCTGATCAAAGAATCCTTCTACCCCGAGTGGCTCGCAAATCCAGTGCTTGTAAAAAAGCTGAACGGaaagtggaggacatgtgtaaATTTCACAGATCTCAACAAGGCATGTCAAAAGGATAGTTTCCCGCTCTCacgaattgatcagttggttgacgcgaCGGCAGGGCATGCCTTGCTaagttttatggatgcatactctgGTTACAACCAAATCCCCAT ATGCAAGGAATTCTTTAAGGCAATTAAGTTGGCAGTGAAAGACTTCGTATGGATATCAAAATATGAAGAGGCTTTTAAAAGGATCAAGGAACAACTGGGAAACCCTCCCATATTGTCAAAGCAGTTAGATGGAGAATCTCTAATATTGTACCTTGCAGTATCTGAGTATTCAATCAGCGTTGTTCTAGTAAGAGAGGAAGATGGGCAACAGTCACCAGTGAATTATGTGAGCAAGCGATTACACGATGCTGAGACCCGCTACACAAGCATGGAGAAACTGGTTTATGCCTTGATCCTTGCGTCAAGGAAGTTACGGCCGTACTTTCAGGCCTATAGAATTGAAGTCCGTACAGCATATTCGCTACGGCAAGTCCTTCACAAGCCAGAATCATCGGGGAGGATGTTGAAATGGGCTGTGAAGTTGGGACAGTTTGACTTGGAATACATGCCCCGTACAGCAATTAAAGGACAAGCCTTAGCCCATTTTttgttggaatttgattctgTTGTTGATGATAAAG ATGGGGCAGTTAATAATGGAGGAGCAGGCGCGGGCATAGTACTCGTGTCTCCCGAAGGCCATCACCTGATGAGTGCAATTCACTTCAAGTTTTATACTACGAATAATGATGTGGAGCATGAAGCATTGATTAATGGCCTAAAGATCGCTTTGGAAATGGGAGTGCGAAACCTAATTGCAAGGAGTGACTCTGAGCTGGAGGTAAATCAGGTGAATGGGGGATTTCAAGCTGGAGGACCGCGGATAGAATTATACTTGAGATGCACGCAGCGCCTGATTGAAAAGTTCAGAGAGGTTAAACTGGAATGTGTACCGCGGGAGAAGAACATCAATGCAGATGCCCTGGCGAAAATGGGGTCGCAACAGGAAGTTGTGTTGTTGGGATCTATACCCCTAGAAATCCAGGAGATTCCTAGTATCCCGGAGGTGGAGATGATGCATGTGGATGAGGCACCCAAGGAAACGTGGATGGAACCCATTCTCGCTTATATTCACAAGGGAATACTCCCCAAAGATAAGTTCAAGGCTCGGCGACTCCGCTACCAAGCTGCAAGGTATGTGGTGTATGATGAAGTTCTGTATAAGAGAGGCTTCAATCAACCGCTGCTTAGGTGTGTTGATGAAGAGGAAGGAAATTATATATTGAGGGAGGTGCATGAAGGAATTTGTGGTTTAGGGACTCTATCCTCAAATTCACCTTCACTATGTGGAGAGGGCGCGTCCTGA
- the LOC141695733 gene encoding uncharacterized protein LOC141695733: MKTLFLTQFQAVVKYTPLVTTLANVKQKEGESLTSYLKRFNTKSTLVKGATDETLKILLIDGLRVRTNFWKHLQGKDPVSLADVFAQAESFKAIEQSIAETKKIYSTHNSRGRAKRKDRSVSPDYRRNARSPNRVNTLNTWREWSPSSNYKRRVSNYTPLSASIDHIFEVNKDIGIFKKPDRLTSWQSRDKKKYCDYHESTSHDTHECRHLKDEIEELIKAGYLGEWIDKVKRRRGGDDKGKDERQPPLAEDAEKTTKVKFQRAGSIREIFGGHPFISDSNRALERNAREARHPPLTNIHSLEDRPPKIFKGESADITFRERESRWIYHPHNDALVITMMIGAMNVHRVFLDNGSSGNILYYSTYKKLGFPDSDMYFEDTYIYGFTGEAVRVMGSVRLPVTLGEGALSVTQMIDFKVLD, translated from the coding sequence atgaaaacctTATTTCTAACTCAGTTCCAAGCTGTGGTGAAGTATACACCACTGGTTACCACACTGGCCAATGTGAAACAGAAGGAAGGGGAAAGCTTAACCTCATACCTTAAAAGGTTCAATACAAAGTCTACCTTGGTGAAAGGTGCGACTGATGAGACACTGAAAATACTCCTTATAGATGGTTTGCGCGTGAGAACAAATTTCTGGAAGCATCTGCAGGGAAAAGACCCTGTGTCTTTAGCTGATGTATTTGCGCAGGCAGAATCCTTCAAAGCGATTGAACAATCGATTGCTGAAACAAAGAAGATTTATAGTACTCACAACTCCAGAGGGCGAGCCAAGAGGAAAGATAGATCCGTGAGTCCGGATTACCGACGGAATGCCCGAAGCCCCAATAGGGTGAACACCTTGAACACGTGGAGAGAATGGAGTCCATCATCGAACTATAAAAGGAGGGTTAGCAATTACACTCCACTGTCAGCATCTATTGATCATATCTTCGAGGTAAATAAGGATATAGGAATCTTCAAGAAACCAGACCGTCTGACTTCATGGCAAAGTAGAGACAAGAAGAAGTATTGTGATTACCATGAGTCCACCAGTCATGACACCCATGAGTGTCGTCacctgaaagatgaaattgaagaattgATCAAAGCGGGATACCTGGGTgaatggattgacaaggtgaaACGACGCAGAGGAGGTGATGACAAGGGGAAAGATGAAAGGCAGCCCCCGCTGGCGGAAGACGCTGAGAAGACAACGAAGGTTAAGTTCCAAAGAGCTGGTAGTATCAGGGAAATTTTTGGAGGACACCCCTTTATCAGTGATAGTAATCGGGCgttggaaagaaatgcaagagaGGCACGACACCCGCCGCTCACCAACATTCATAGCTTGGAAGATCGACCTCCAAAAATATTCAAAGGGGAGTCTGCTGATATTACATTCAGGGAAAGAGAATCAAGGTGGATATACCATCCCCATAATGATGCGCTGGTGATTACTATGATGATTGGGGCGATGAACGTACATCGAGTTTTCTTGGACAATGGGAGCTCTGGTAACATCCTATATTACAGCACGTACAAGAAACTGGGTTTCCCGGATAGTGACATGTATTTTGAAGATACATACATCTATGGCTTTACGGGAGAAGCAGTGAGAGTTATGGGTTCGGTTAGGCTTCCTGTCACACTTGGGGAAGGAGCTCTATCGGTCACCCAAATGATAGACTTCAAAGTGCTAGATTAG